From the genome of Clostridiisalibacter paucivorans DSM 22131:
TTTATCAAAGAAAATAAATGTAGGTATCTTTACAACATCTGTCTTTAGATATGCCTTAAAAAATTCTTCATTTCCATCTCTTTTAACTATGGAAATTTCTATGTTTCTATTATAAGTCCTCATTTTCTCTATAATTGGTACATTAATCATACAATCTGGGCACCATATCTCTGCACAAATCAAGACCTTTATCTTTTTATTAATCTCTTTTATTCTATCTATTAAGCTAGGATTAAATTCTATATTTCTATATATTTCTAATGTCTTTTCTCTATAGGTATCACTATCTCGATTAACAAAATCTTCAAAACTGATCCCTGAAT
Proteins encoded in this window:
- a CDS encoding thioredoxin family protein; the protein is MDIKGLYNSGISFEDFVNRDSDTYREKTLEIYRNIEFNPSLIDRIKEINKKIKVLICAEIWCPDCMINVPIIEKMRTYNRNIEISIVKRDGNEEFFKAYLKTDVVKIPTFIFFDKNCNELGSFVEHPKKIKNIVAFGNQPNIIVAKRKYKKGEYAEETLKDILDIIL